TAACAATACAAAACTATATGTatgataaaactgtttaaaattatatactaaCATTCTTCATTTTGACCTTATCAATGTAAATTTAAAGTAGAGACATTAATTTAGAAATTGTGTAACagcaaaatgaatatatattgattttctttttaatccaTGTATTcctattctcaattttttttgaaaaacttacAATTTCCTGAGAAGTTTTCGGAGAGTATTTAAATTGTCTGCTCTGACAGCCTCTGGATGTTCACTTTTCCTTTCCTTGTGTAACAAAGGGAGGTAATCCCTGATGTCATGTGTTATTTCATCTATTGGATAGTTCTTCTTGTCTCTTGCAGCTTTTAATTCATCTGTTTTCTTTCCTGTAAATATCAGAtcagcattaaaaaaaaatgttcaccTGTATTCATTCTATTTGATAAAGTAATTTACTTCTAAAAAGATCTACAACTTAAAGTCATATTGGCTAATCTcacaaatgtttatatttacaacatgaattatacatttcatatatcagggaaaaaaaccaaatgattatctccctttcaaattttaaattatcatgcATTTCTTTTCTATCATTGCCAGTTTGAATAATTGATAGACATGGTTTATACaatatgttaatatataataaagttaCCTGTTGCATTGTGGGTAATGCTCATCTGTGATGAAAACTTATCTACACTATAACAAACAAGAAAAGTATGAATAATTATTAATGGTAAACTgttgcaatacatgtatatactccTATTTATTCTGATATTCTAGAATcattcttttacatatatagtACTTGAATCaagatacatataatatattttgtacttAGTTCAGgcttatattattatttttttttttttttaacataattttttttaaagatttatagcttttttatttatcaatgcTTATTATTGATTTTTGGCTTCTTAGATAACTATGCATTTTACATATCtaacattataattgattaGTAGTACATACAAACAGGAGCAAAATCAACATTTGtcataatatataaacattttcttgaTATAGTGtagattttcatataaataaaatagatgttGGATATGATAAATTCAGGGAGATACAATTTAACCAAATGATATGATAGTAAAAAGAAACCTCTATGGGTGAACAAATGTTCTACTACAAAAGGTTCACTCTTGTTATGTCAATGAATAAACATCAGGAAGATGAATTTCAACAGGACTattaaaatttacctttttttggACTGTGCATGAAAAATTCTTTTGCTTGGTGGTTTGGCAAAAATTTCTTTGTAATTTGTCATAAAGGTTTCGTGTGCTTCTTCAGAGCTCCTCTCGTCCTCTCTGAAACACATTGTACACAGTGCAATTGTAATGGCAACGtatacaatttttaagaaatcaaaCAGAACACAAGTAATTGTATAATGATACTACATACTGGCACATGTATGAAAAGCACTTAACTGTAAACTAGCAGTCTTATATCTTCTCTTATCCTGCATCAGTATTATAATTCATAGTCTTAAGCTTAGTTAATTACAACAACAATAATAAGCATggtacaaaaacaaacatacattttgtattaataataaaagtaaCAAGAATATGTGCCCATACATGCAATAGGATATGATATGCTCAACTAACACTTTCACATTTCTGTGTTAGGTGAACCATATGTACTATctatgaaagaaagaaaaaaacagatatatatataagtttcatGAAATGTTTAAGATGCTTTATATCAAGATAGGGAATAAAAATTGCTGAGAATCAAATCTATACCCTTTCTGTCAAAATCAATGGGTCAGGACAGATTGAAATGTGGAATGCTGATTATGCATTAACACCTGTTGCTCAGCATCATGCTTATACAATGGATAATGTGATTTGTCTGAAAGACTGAGAATGAGAACAAAGACCATTGTATTTATAAAgttctttttaaattgattctgtaatatataattatacaatattttagATAACACTTCAACTATCAAATACCAGCTAGAGAGTACTAGTTCTCTTTCAGACTTTCTTGTTAAATGATTATTACCTTCCCTTCAATCCTTCAATTCCACAtaacatttttaacttttcataATCAATTGTTGGAGTTGGAATATCTTCATGCTTGTATgctaaaatgaaaagaaaagaaagcaatgttaaaaaaaatgcataatgtacaatttcacattattttcaattaaaattaaaatgtatttacaggcccccttgaaggtttttttaGGACTATGACAGCCATCGTGCACACAAAACCCCCAtggacattttgaaaaattggcAGGTATGCTTACTGTTGACTAAGTATCTACCACATATACTAAGGGAAGCAATTCTGTCACATTAGtaaaaccaaggatttgtatcgTAAGTCAAccattattttatacttttttggtAACACTTATAATATATAGCCTTTCAAACATATATCCGTGCCTCGTTGGTTTTCATaataacctgtgaatggggacgaagtctgtatgtattattttcttaattcaatcatgttgataaaagaaaccGAAATACCGTACGTAACGTTCctgattttggttctgttgttagggaattagctgtgacgttctttaagttatgacgtcatattcgatgtaaacaaaagaaacgctttcatcaggtaacgtaacggtttttttcatatcaaacaattattaaaattgaatttgtattgagatccaatcttatgttttactagactgataaatataaaaaaaaattaaagtctcatgcaaacaagacagatttctgcgcaaatgcgggaaaaccggaacaggaactagatctgaagaaaaaaagttaacgattttcagttcattagtacaatgaaaaaatcgggaaattttcccagatttttttttttttttttttttcattgatttttcaaccgtaattggggacttcgtccccatattaaGAATGCATTGAGACGTCACAATTTCCATTGAGAAAACATATATGAAGTCATATGAGGtacaaaaacatatacatatgtacatgtatcatatgaTCTgaccatatattcaattttatacatatttgaaatatatatttttttaaatgaatatttcttaCTATCTTTGGCTTTCTTTCCAAAATGAGAAACCCATCCTGGCTTTGAAATACTTTGGTCAACTTTAACTAGAGCCATTATTAGAAATACTAATTCTTTCCAATCCAAACGGGCACCTGCTTTTTGTTTATGCCGCcatattgtttacaaaattgtcCAAGCAACGAGAATATTTTCGGATTATACCTAacacaaatatgttttttattattaaaaaatcattgagATATAATCATAActtgaataaaattttataatgaatattattgttaaaataaaataatgcgAAAATAATACTAACATTAAGCGGTCGTGTCGTTCCCCATTATGGCTGAGTTCCCTAACGTTGGAAACCACTGTTCGTTTGAAACTTGTAAACAATTAGGTATcgtagaaaaaaatgaataaagtaaCATATTCTTGATTAAAATAAAGCCAACAGTGTTGATTAAATGTCAAAGTATATCCCCAGAAACTGAGATAATCTCATTTTAGGTTGATCAGCTGATCTGTTGATTGTGCTTTGTTTACATCCAGTAGCAATTAGTACTTCatgcatgttttattgtttgtggGAACCAATAATACAACAAACTTTCCTGTAATATGGGATAAGAGAAATGAATGACAGGACATCAGAGTTTTCATTGGAAAATAAGGGCATTATATTGGATATATATTAGTGGACATAATTTTGCCGTACTACAGTACAGTTTGTTATTAACATGCCTCCGGGGGCCACTTGCTATATAATTAGTGGTAGGGATGAGCGGCTGGAATAGGTAACTTTTTCATGCTCtatgatatatgaaaagggtgagaaattcagattaaatatatcaaaaggtTGATATCATCACTTGCTTGATTATATCATAAGTATCTGAAACTAATCAGATGTCCGTATTTATTCTTGATGCGGTTAAACCACAGTCGTAAATGCATCAGTTATTTGTCAAACCAATTAAACTCTTTTTATTCTGATGTGGTATTTCCACTGATGCCAGTGATAGATGCAATAAATCcaactattttgacatttgcacCTAATTAACATTCAAGGGTTTGTATACCTAAAACatgataactatttaaagaaattccATTGTAACAGCGTCCTTTACGAGGGAACAGCAATGAAACTTTTTATCAGTTACTAATTAATATTTAAGCGTGTTTTAAAAATCAGTGAAGATGTTACACTCTGGGGTGATATTACATTTATCTGACCATAGATGTAATACCATCTATGATCTGACCAAActtcttttatatgtattgtattttgGAATTGAAATATCTTCATAATGAAAGATGTAAAATGGGCAAtaagaaaaaagtttttaagaTGTGACAAATTTATTGGAAAAGAAGGTGATATTATTGCGACTATTTTGCTTCTCAACAAGAACGTGATGATGAGCgggaaaatattgaaatatatctatagatctgttttttgttaattaatatatggcagggtatatttttttattaacaaaatatatgaaaagggtggggtACTTGATGTCTCAGCTGCTCATTCCTACcaaaaaaacttaaaagtttGAAGTGGCCCCCCCCCCCGAGAACATGCAGCCAAGCAGCCAACCTAGCACTCTTTACGCAAGGAATCAAATTTGATGTCATCATTCATACTAAATTAATACATTTGGTACAACCTTTTTTTCACTTCCAGACCTGAAGGGCCAAGTgaacttttctcatcacttggtgtctgTCGTCCAGCATCTGTTGTCAGAcatccgtaaacttttacaaaaatcttctcctctgaaactactgtgccaaatttaaccaaacttggccataattatcattgggatatatatatatcttgtttaaaGAATGTGTCCGACCAACCAAgttggccgccatggctaaaaaatagaacatgggggttaaatgtagattttggcttacaTGTATCTCTGAAACAAAAGccttaagagcaaatctgacatgtgataaaattgtttattggGTCAAGATCTGTATCTTCCTTGGAATTTTCAGACAGATctgacaaccctttgttgggttgctgcccccaaatatgtaatttaagaaaattttgcattttttggttattttttttttaataatattatattagagataaattgtaaaccgCAATTATGTTCAGAAAAGTAACTttaagtaagacctacaaataagtcatcatgaccaaaattttcagttgacccctttaggagttattgccctttatagtcaatttttaaccatttttcaaaaatcttctcctctgaaactactgggccaaattaaaaaaaaaactgagccACAATCATATTTGggttatctagtttaaaaaatgtgtctgatgacctggccaaccaaccatgATGGCGGCCATGGATAAAGAaagaacatagggataaaatgtagattttggcttatatctctgaaaccaacgTATTTAGAACATATCTGACAAGGTGTgattgtttattaggtcaagagctattttcagacaaattggacaacctgttgttgggttgctgttccTGAATAagtagttttaaggaaattttgcagtgtttggttatttttttaaataatattatagatagagataaactttaaaaagcaataatgttcagcaaaataagatctacaaataagttaacctGACCAAAATTCTAAGTTGACCCCttaatgagttattgccctttatagtcaatttttaaccatttgtttaaattttagttacatgtatctctttaaaaaatcttctcctctgaatctACTTAGACAAATTTAACATAACtgggccacaatcatcatttgaatatctagtttgaaaaatgccaacatggctaaaaatagaacatagttgTAAAATGCAGCTTTTGCTAATATCTctgaaatcaaagcatttagagcaaatctgacagtaataaaattgttcattaaaACAAGACTtaactgccctgaaaatttAGACAAATCAGGCAacctattgttgggttgctacccctgaattggtaattttatgaaattttttgcagtttttggttattatcttcaaCATTAtcttagatagagataaactgtaaacagcaattatgtatagcaaagtaagatctacatgatctacaaataagtcaactttaCCAAAacagtcaattgaccccttaaggagttattgctctttatagtatatttttaacaatttttgtaaattatgtaaatttttgtaaacttttacaaaatgttttctcTTTGAAACTTCTGAGACAATTTAGTCctagatagagaaaattgtaaacaacaagaatgttcagtaaagtaagattgacaaacacatcatcatcaccaaaacacaattttatcatgaattctattcttgtctttaatttattgtcctttgtttaatatgctgCTTGCaaatagaccaaggtgagtgacacaggctctttagagcctctagtctAAATTTGAGTTTTAATTcagtgttgcaatacttttttccatgtgtatacttttgtatataacaataatatttagtttgcttttaaacttcatttaacttttgatctttattttttagatttccTGTCGTTTGTTTGTGACAGTTGTACAAAAACCTtctggtaagtttttatttttatttattttttgtaattctatACATAAATATAGCTTGTTATTTCAATCTGAAAAAAAGTGCTATAAAATAAACTATGATGtgtattatatatagatataagaagatgtggtacaagtgccaatgagacatccaagtcacaatttataaaagtaaaccattataggtcaaagacTTGAAAATAGGGTGTTCAACACAGAGCCtgggctcacaccaaacagcaagctataaagggtcacCCCAATTTTTGCTCTTATGCCGGCAATGAAAAAACAAACCAGCTTGATGtgaaaacatattaattttcacTTCAACTTTGTCGTTAAATTCCATAATAAACACAACACAttcatttgaataataataagatatttttgtagttattttatttttgatcagAAAGCAAATTTCATGGAATacatttgttttggtttaaaccaaaaaatatatgctCCAGGCCAATTcactgaaataaatattcaatatacatGTCATAGAGGTTACTGGTGGGATAATTAATTAAACGATCTcagatttatacaattttaaggAAAGAATGTCATTTGAAAGGATTTGATTGGTGAATAAACAGAACCAAGTCAATCTCAAACATATCATAAAAgttctttttatagtttatgagTGACTTGGTCcagtttatataaacaaatgtacCAATGCATTCCTTTAGAAAGGCTTTAAATCTTGTAATTAATaacttgatatatttgtttataaaatatacacacaTTGTTATTTTCAGTTTAGAACACAAGTTTCCTGATAAACATTCCTGTAGTTTAGTAAGTATAGAATTGTccttaaaaattgtaaatgacGCGCTACACTGTACGGCGTAGATACGGTTTATGATGGTGAAAGTTCCTCCATTGTTCAATTTTCATCCATGGAGATCCCtgaatgtatacatgtatgtattggATCAATATTAAGTCATTAGTTGAGTGTCTGTGTTTTTTGTGCGAGATAATCCTGCACCCAGAGGTGCATGGTcctcagctggcctctaaataaagttgtgtactagttcagcgAAAATGGAAGCACGCTTAACtctgaaacatataaatgaactaaaattaaaaaccatacaagactaacaaaggccagaggctcctatcttgggacaggcgcaaaaatgcagcgggttaaaaaaaaaattgtgagatctccaccctccccctatacctctagctaatGTAGAATAATAACAGAAACCAAAAAAGTACACACAGTAAAAGCAAAATGATTTGGTTACATAAATTATCAAAGGATTGCTTAAagtaactgacatgccagctccagacctcaatcaAACAGATTATATGTATAAACATCATCACCTGACCAAGAAATTATTAAGGTGTTTTTATTGATGCAAATAATACGAATGGGGGAGTCTCGCAAAGATTAACAATTTCAACATTCTGATATCAGGTACATATATCTGTTCACAGATTTTCCTTCAATTGGCATGAATAATCAAGAATTTGTGTCCATTCTTAAAAATTGCCTTAATTTGTGAATTTACTGTATCAACATTTCAAGTTTGGAAGACTACCAGTATATATTATCAGTAATGAATGATGTTGTCTTGTATCACATTttgtgtcatatttttttcaggaatttGTGACATCAACAAATCAGAAATATGAAGGTGTCAGAAGTTATGATTGTGTTTATGATAACTGTGATAAAAGGGAGCTTATGCCAGTTGTTTGTGAGAAATGTCATCTCAATTTCTGTTTAAGGTATGtttgtatttatgtataaagaaaaatgCAGTAAAAActtttactgtggattcatttattttcgtggttaccaatttttgtggatatttaatttaatttttcgtagttttggcaaagtctgcatatattactttgaaaaaaaactgtaattcattaaatgtttaaatttgtggttccccTGTATGAAAATAGGAATCACAGTGAGACAGTTACCCAACAACATGTGCTAAGAAAAAAAGGTCAAGAGGTAATTTTACTGCCTTTAATGAACATCTTTGTCTCAGAGTCTGAATAAGATGACAAATTCAAAGGAGTCAACTGAAGATAGCAAAACTACaaccaaattaaatttttaatacataatATTACAAAAGATGCATTTGTCTCAGTTTCTGGCTTTAATAAGTATGTAGAAGGGTTTTTAAACTAAACTGTTTCTATTTTTACGAAAATTCCTCCTTTGCCTTATTAAATGGCTGATCAATCAATATAAGTATATGCATTGAGAAGATATACACAATACTGTGGTTTCACTTATAGTCCTCGGTATCAATTTTAGTGGATCGGAGAAAACtagcatattcgtggatatttgatttcatggttttgacaaTCTCTGTATACcaagcctattgaaaatatgatatttcgttaaacatttgaattcatggttcATCTGTACCCTCGAAACCCATGAACATTGgcatccaacaaataataataaatctacAGTAGTTGGGTTTATGTTACAGTAATATGACAATTCAAAAATATGTGCATTAACTCCTCAATATTATTGTAGCCACAGACATCCCCAGGAACACAATTGTACAAAGTTAGAAGTAAAAGAAGACAAATGTCAAACAGCTTTGCATGTACAGAAAATTCTTGGTATATGgatcaaaatgacaataagtATTATATACTCTTTTCAGCATCATGATCAGGAACACAGAAAAAATAGGAATGAatgaagaaattttatattaaatcaaatggAAGCGATGAGAATGGGTGATAATATCACTGGGCTTATCTGGACAAAACTTTTCCACAATTGTTCATATGGAAGTAAAATTCTCTGGTCAAACATTTTGCTTAATGTGACTTACCTTTGATTTACGTGAGCTTGACCTTAGGGTTTTTCGGTTTCAacatctgaattttttttttaaatattttgataaaaataaaaaatatttgaccaCTTTCAAGAATAATGGTAAAAtccagtacatgtatataaagtttACTTTTACTGCTTAAAGAATGACacataaaaataagatattcaCACTAGTTAGTATGCATAGGGTCATTGTGTGATTATGAGAAATgagaatacatttatatttgattagTTTTTTTCCAGAGTCAAAACCATCAAAGCAAGATGGTAAAAAACCAAAGAAAGCAAGTAAAACTGCTGCTAAAGTAGCtctgatgaaaatgaaaataaaagctACTGGAGAGAAGGGCACTCCAGAAACAGAAAAAGTTTATATGCTGATATATCTACCTAAAACATTGTCACTTGCTGCCAAACCTATGTACTTTTCAAAGGTACCTccttaaattgtatttttattgttatccAAGTTTCATATAGGCTCTtcagaaattttatttactgtattacaatatttaCGTACCAACCTTATTCAGACTTGAGGTTacacataaaaaactaaagcatGTCTTGTTACAATAATAGTTTGGGGCATGTCCCCTTCAAATCACAGTTATTGGTCTCTACCCAAAATGTTAGTTCATTCTCAAACGCCTCAAATTCTACATGTTGAGCTTTGTAattcatacattttatatttcaagtcATTCTATTTATACAGTTGTTAAAAGTCCAATGGTTCTCTTGGAACTCAGCATAAATAAAGTAATTCCAAAATGcctaatatattttttcttccaAAGTCATTGCCAATGTTAGATTAGTTAAGTTATGGTGTTTAATGTTTTTGACTTataataaaatgatagaatATAATGTTTCAGACATGGAGTTTTGGTAGAATTATAGATTTTGTTGCCAGTTCTGTTCagatgaaaaatgaaaataacacagGAAGTGAAAAGGTATTACAATAAACGCCACAGTTTGATGAAAGTCTATGTAATTAATGTTTACAACCAATGGGGgcatattattaaaatttataatgggAGGCCTCAATTTCCAGGTGGTGTATGTACAGTGTAACTGCCAGCTGGCTGCTAGCTAGTAATTTAATATTTGGACAGGGTACTATAATTCTAAATTGTAAAAGTATGTTGAAGTCAtgacactttaaaaaaattaacaaaaatgaaaatacagcCTGATTAATAAGTTAAATGATAATCACTGAAGGCTAGTGGTTTACAAAGAACTTCAAGTTTGTTTCTAGGaataaaaaagaccaaaatcAATTTCACTTTAAATGTTAGATGGAAATTTTGCTTCAGACCTAGTTTTGCCACACGCAGCTCAAGTATCTATATCCTACCTTAAAAGTTGCTAAGGAATATGTGAAtctttctatataaataaaaggatgtggtatgactgccaatgagttAAGAATGTACCCAACactttgactaaaattaatttggctcgtttaattttcataaaattttgtcaaagtatttactttgaccctttaacaaagatataaaaatttcaaaaaatttgaaacaacggttttgtcagaaaaattacactggttatatagcattttgacaaacaccaattttgatcattgagaagcttgatattcctttacaacacaacgtaattaaaacatttagctgactttacagagttatctgtagtgttaggtaccaccttaactatCCAGAAGAGTCCAAATGATGTAGATAaaagcaactataggtcagtgttcagccttcaacaaggagcaaaCCAATACTGCATTGTCAACAAAGGGCTCTATCATGACTTAATGTAgaagaattcaaatagaaaacTGAATGGCCtgatgtatgtacaaaacaattaaggaaaagcaaatatgatacatgccaaCCATTaaattataggctcctgacttggttccGGCACAGAAAAAATGTtatggggttaaacatgtgtgtAACCTTAttcattttaagtaaaatatatcttataatttCTATTTACAGAAATTAAGACTATTTAACCACGAGAACGGCCAACTATTACCTATGGAGAAAACATTAGACTCATTGTTAAGTGAGGAAGTTATATTTAGTGGATCATCAGTGGTACTAGAATATGTTACCACCGAATGTTGCCAGTTAGAGAATACAGAGGACTATAAAACATGATCCCATCACTTTTTTAGGACTGGAAATTTAGAAGCACAGGAGTACGTCGTACATGGTATTTTCTGAGTTTCATCTTCATGAAACAGAGAAAAGATGAAAAGATGAAAACAGAACTTATTGTCTAATTAAGTTGTAGACAGACCAATGTAGAATATGTCCGacctaaaaaaacaaactttgatCTCATATTTGGGCATCACTATTTACACCTTGAAACATGTAGTGTTATCTTAAGAATAAAGTAAATTATTCAATGTTACagatatttatgtttattgatGGCACAAGAAATGCCTCC
This is a stretch of genomic DNA from Mytilus trossulus isolate FHL-02 chromosome 6, PNRI_Mtr1.1.1.hap1, whole genome shotgun sequence. It encodes these proteins:
- the LOC134723311 gene encoding AN1-type zinc finger protein 1-like translates to MAEFPNVGNHCSFETCKQLDFLSFVCDSCTKTFCLEHKFPDKHSCSLEFVTSTNQKYEGVRSYDCVYDNCDKRELMPVVCEKCHLNFCLSHRHPQEHNCTKLEVKEDKCQTALHVQKILESKPSKQDGKKPKKASKTAAKVALMKMKIKATGEKGTPETEKVYMLIYLPKTLSLAAKPMYFSKTWSFGRIIDFVASSVQMKNENNTGSEKKLRLFNHENGQLLPMEKTLDSLLSEEVIFSGSSVVLEYVTTECCQLENTEDYKT